DNA sequence from the Candidatus Fluviicola riflensis genome:
GTAGTTGCGAAGCTTTGTTGTAATGTTCGATTGCACTTTCGTACAAACCTATGCGTAGAAAATAATCACCGTAACTGATATTGTTTTCCAGGTAATTGACGCTTTTGCAATGCATGCTATCGAGCATAAACTTTTCGCGGTCAAGGAGAATTTTCGCCCATCTGTAATTTTCCGAGCGCATCGCGTGAACGGCTTTCAGGTGAACAGCATACGATTTACAAACCGTATTTTTACTGTTCGAAAAAGCTTTGCTTTCCTTCAGTAGTTGAATTTCCTTGTATTCTGTAACGGCATCAAAATCACGTCGTTTCACAAAATCTTCCACCAACTGGCAATCGCATTTCTTCTGACCGAAAGAAACAGGTGCAGTTGCAAGAAAAAACAAACCGATTAGCGCAATCTTCATGGGGTTCAAAAATCCACTCAAAGTTAGGTAAAATCCGTAGTAAAATGCTATTCAACACAAAGGCACAAAGGTTTTTTTGAAGGATTGGCGTGTTAAGACCACAAAGGTGTTCTACCTCGCTTGGCCTTTGTGTTCTTTGTAACAGGTCAATTTGTCATTTTCCTTTGTCTTTGTGGTGAAAAAGTCATCTCTGAAAACCATCTTTCTCAAAACCAAAAAGAGACACTACTTGTGGTAGTATCTCTTTCCTGACTGTTTTTACTTATGCTACGAAATCAGCCAACCTAAGCGTTAAAAATTGTATGTTAAACCAAACGTTAAAGGATACACTGCTGCTGTTTTATCAGTATCAAACATCGGAAGCACGTTGTAATTTGCAAATACTCCCCAATCCTTGTAACCCATTTTCACTGCGGCATCCAAGCGGAAAGCGTTCAAGGCGTAAGAACCTTTCAGTTTTTCTTTTGTATCATGTTTATCCGCTTCGACAGTACGTTTTACACTTGACCCGATGCGCACTCCACCGATAACTCCGGCTGCGAGGTAAAATCCTTCATCACCTTCTGCTGTACAAAACTCAACCATCAACGGAGCTGTAAGGTAAATTGCACGCAATTTGTTTTTCTTGTAGTCATTGATCGTGTCGGTAGTTGCCCATAATGAATCGGCGTCTATGTTGAGGTGGTATTGTTTCAACCCAATTTGGGTCCAGTTAAATCCAAGTCCGGTTGTAACACCTACATAGTTTTTGTAGATCTTGAACTTGTGTTCCAACAGGTTCAGGTTCCAGCTGAATGAACGTCCGGGGTCGTTTTCCCATTGCGGATCGTTTGGAAAACTGCTTTTCATGGCGTCGTTGAGCAACATCGTGGGACCGAACTCCAACCCGGCCCAGTGTGCTTCAATTTCAGCTTGTTCTTCTTCATCCGGAGCGGCATCAATTGTATCGCCTTCAATTATTTCAATATCTCCACGGGAAACAATGATGAATTCTTTTTCTCCTAAATTGATACGGGTTGTATCGGGTGTTTCCTTTTCTTTTTCCTGTGCGCTGATTGTTCCGATGAACAACAAACTGAATACGCTGATGTAAATTGCTTTCATGTGTTCTATGTTTTAAATGTCTTTCTCTTGTTTTACTGACTGTCAATCCGCTGATCGTTTGTCGTGTTGTTTGATTGTATGACCAAGTAGATCGGATTTTGTTACAGCTACCTCGAAAAAAAAATAGAAAAAAATTTAAATTATTCTTTAACTAACTGTTTTTCAATTGCATAGTAATATTGTAATATGGCGCAAAAATCGAGAATTACCATCCGATTTTCGGCACTTATTAATGGTTTTTGCTCTTTTCCGATTCCTGATTTCACCATTACATCCAAAAAATCCATCAACCAAAATGGTTATTTATGGAAAATGAACGTTTACAGCATCTTAGGTGTATTACGTATATGCTAAAACAACCCTGCTATGAAAAACATCGGAATCCACAAACCTTGTTCTGAAAACTGGAATGCAATGTCTTCTTCCGAAAAGGGAGCTTTTTGTCAGAAATGCGCCACTCACGTTCACGATTTCACCAATAAAACAAGTCTGGAAATCAAACAAACACTGCGGGATTTAATCGGCCAACCGGTTTGTGCACGCATCACTGAATCACAACAGACGACCCTTAATCTAGAATTTGAAGCCTGGCACGACCAATCCAAACGAACGGTACAGCGTGCTTTTGTTTTTTCACTTATCGTTGTTTTTGGATTGACTCTTTTCAGTTGTTCAAGTGAACAGGACAAACAACAAATCACCCAATTACAGGCAACAGCTATCCAAGCTTTAGACCAACAACAAGTGGGTAAAATGCCTTTGGTTTCAGAAACTTCCAATGAGCAAAACGCATCTTCACCCATAACGGCATTTGATTCTGAAAACACCGGTGAACTGGAATATCCTGATTGCGTAATATATGCTGAGCGATCAGAGCTGGCGCCAATAAAACAAATTGATAACACCGAATATAAATACACTATGCTGGGCGGCTTTGAGTATTCTCCCGTTTACATTGAATACCTGGAAGCCACTGAACCGGTTCAGGAATACGATAAAGAAGGAAGATTAATTCCCACAGCATTTTCTTCGATGGTTTTCCCGAATCCGGCGACAAGGGAAACGACTTTTGAGCTCGCCGTACCTGTTACCAATTTATTTGAAATCAGCCTGTTCGACATGAACGGAAAGTTTGTTCAATCCATTCACAGCGGTGAAATAGAACGTGGGACATTTCAGCAGCAAATCAATCTTTTGGACCTGAATCCGGGAGTTTACCTCGTGACAATTGTCTCAAAAGATTACAAAGAAACCGTTCGCATCAGCAAAATTTAAAATGGCAGCCATGAAACATATCGGAATTCAAACGCCTTGTTCGGAAGACAGGGGCAACATGACACCCAACGAAAATGGGTCGTTTTGCCATAAATGCGCGAAACAAGTACACGATTTTACCAATAAGTCGACCAGTGAAATCAAGCAGATTTTTCGTGATATGATCGGCCAGGAAATTTGCGGACGCATGACCACAAATCAGGAAATCGCGCTTAATGCCGAATTTGAAGCCTGGAAATTCCAATCCAAACAAGGATTTCAGCGGGCCATGGTGTTTTCATTGGTAGTCGTTTTCGGGCTCACGCTTTTTAGTTGCTCAAATGAACAGGATAGAAAACAAATCAAGGAAATACAGGCCGTTGCATTAAATGTTATGAATGCGTCAACATCTTTCGGGGAAACAGTTGACGTTTCGGTTCCTGAACAAAAACCAATTATTGAAAATCAGGATCAATTAGTAAAACACATTGACCCTCCTCTTTTGCAGAAAAATTATTGCACTATAGATAAAATGGTTGAAATAGGTTCTCCAATAAAATTCATGGAAACACAAGTCGACGGCGGAATTGGCAGTAGTATGGCATACAATGACTACCTGCTTGAAACGGTAGCTGAAACCTCGCCGGAACCGGAAGAAATCGAACGCAACATACCAACCGAATTTGCGGCAACTGCTTTCCCGAATCCAACGGCTGATTTCGCCACTTTTGAGTTCAGTGTTCCCGATAGAGGCCGTTTTGAGATTGCATTGTACGACATGAATGGAAAGCTGGTGCAGCCGGTTTACGATGGAAAAATCGACCGTGGAATTTTTAGCCGGCAATTGGACCTTACGAACCTGAATCCGGGGATTTATTTGGTAATTATTTCCTCAAAAGAGTATAAAGAAACTGTTCGAATCAGTAAAATCTAGTACCGCTGCAGGATTTCACAGATACCGGACTATCGGTATATCTATAACCTGAACTCACGATTATGTGTGAAATTCTGCAGCAAATTGCCAAAACAAAAGCCGATACCAGTTGAACTACGTATCGGCTTTAACTTCTTTCAGTCGTATCATTCGGCATCAAAGCATTGTATTTTCTACGTCCTGTAGTGCAAAAAGCAGAATTGCGTAGTGTTCATACAGAATTCTTAAAGTCTGTTTCAATTAAACCCCTATTTTTGCGCATCATTTGATTTCACTATGTATAGAACGCACAATTGCGGTGAATTACGCACGGCACACATCGGACAGGAAGTAACCCTTGCGGGTTGGGTACAGCGCTCCAAAGATTTGGGGGGAATTACTTTTCTTGATTTACGAGATCGCTACGGCATTACCCAATTGGCTTTTAACATTGATGAACAGCCGGAATTGTGTCAGCAAGCGCGCAAACTGGGTCGCGAATTTGTGATCCAGGCTACCGGAAAAGTGATCGAGCGTTCGAGCAAAAACACAAAGATTCCTACCGGCGAAATTGAAATCATCGTTACAACCCTGAACATTCTGAACGCTGCAAAATTACCGCCGTTTACCATCGAAGATGACACCGATGGCGGTGATGAATTACGCATGCAGTACCGTTACCTCGATATGCGTCGTAACCCGGTGCAGCAAAAATTGCGTTTGCGGAACCAGGTGGCGCTGGAAACCCGTAAATACATGGATAGCCAGGGATTTTGGGATGTGGAAACTCCTTACCTGATTAAATCCACACCGGAAGGAGCGCGTGATTTTGTAGTGCCAAGCCGCATGAACCAAGGCGAATTTTACGCGTTGCCACAATCACCACAAACATTCAAGCAATTGCTCATGGTTTCGGGTTTCGACCGTTACTACCAGATTGTGAAGTGTTTCCGTGACGAAGATTTGCGTGCCGACCGTCAACCGGAATTTACACAAATCGACTGTGAAATGGCTTTTGTGGAGCAGGAAGATATTCTGAACATGTTCGAGGGATTGATTAAACATTTGTTCTCTACCGTCCGAAATGTCACTTTTGAAGGCGACTTTCCGCGCATGACGTACGCTGAAGCGATGGAGAAATACGGTTCCGACAAACCCGATATCCGTTTCGGGATGGAATTCACCAATCTCAATGCATTAACGCAAAATAAAGGTTTCCAGGTATTTGATGATGCCGAAGCTGTGATCGGAATTGCAGCGCCTGGCTGCGCGGAATATACACGCAAGCAATTGGATGAACTTACGGAATGGGTAAAATGTCCGCAAATCGGTGCAAAAGGCTTGGTGTATGTAAAATGCAATGCCGACGGTACTTTCAAAAGTTCGGTCGATAAATTCTACAGCGAAGCCGATTTGAAAACATGGGCCGAAGCAACTGGCGCAAAAGCCGGTGATTTGATCTTTGTATTGAGCGGCGACCTTGATAAAGCGCGCAAGCAGATGAATGAATTGCGTCTGCATATGGGAACTCAGCTTGGATTACGCAATCCGGATGTTTTCAAACCGTTGTGGGTACTTGATTTCCCGTTGTTGGAATGGGACGAAGAACACAATCGTTTCCACGCCATGCACCACCCGTTTAC
Encoded proteins:
- a CDS encoding aspartate--tRNA ligase, with the translated sequence MYRTHNCGELRTAHIGQEVTLAGWVQRSKDLGGITFLDLRDRYGITQLAFNIDEQPELCQQARKLGREFVIQATGKVIERSSKNTKIPTGEIEIIVTTLNILNAAKLPPFTIEDDTDGGDELRMQYRYLDMRRNPVQQKLRLRNQVALETRKYMDSQGFWDVETPYLIKSTPEGARDFVVPSRMNQGEFYALPQSPQTFKQLLMVSGFDRYYQIVKCFRDEDLRADRQPEFTQIDCEMAFVEQEDILNMFEGLIKHLFSTVRNVTFEGDFPRMTYAEAMEKYGSDKPDIRFGMEFTNLNALTQNKGFQVFDDAEAVIGIAAPGCAEYTRKQLDELTEWVKCPQIGAKGLVYVKCNADGTFKSSVDKFYSEADLKTWAEATGAKAGDLIFVLSGDLDKARKQMNELRLHMGTQLGLRNPDVFKPLWVLDFPLLEWDEEHNRFHAMHHPFTSPKPEDMHLIDSDPGAVRANAYDLAVNGVELGGGSIRIHDRGLQARMFELLGFTPEQAQAQFGFLMNAFEFGAPPHGGLAFGLDRLVATMGGSDSIRDYIAFPKNNSGRDTMIDAPSTIDAAQLKELGLK